From Heliomicrobium modesticaldum Ice1, a single genomic window includes:
- the bioB gene encoding biotin synthase BioB yields the protein MQSIIRQTEAALFAGAVLDRETAGKLARIEGSDIYTLMDVARRVRDHFGAGKVDLCSIVNAKSGACSEDCRFCAQSAHHQACVKTYDLLDPDAIVGRARVMEAEGAHRFSLVTSGRGMSDAELEPVLAIYERLRRETKLSLCASLGILNEAQLRRLAEAGVTMYHHNLEASRRFFPQICTTHSYDERIATIRAAQAAGMVVCSGGIFSMGETIDDRIDMAFELRELGIRSVPINILNPIAGTPLEGQPLIPPLEILKSIALYRLILPSARIRMAGGREGALRDLQSLPFIAGADAALVGSYLTTSGRTVAEDIQMLRDLGLNVNNL from the coding sequence ATGCAGTCGATCATCAGACAAACAGAAGCCGCCCTTTTTGCCGGTGCGGTTCTCGATCGGGAGACAGCCGGCAAGCTTGCCCGGATCGAAGGAAGCGATATTTACACGCTCATGGACGTAGCCCGCCGTGTGCGCGATCATTTCGGCGCCGGAAAGGTCGATCTCTGTTCCATCGTGAACGCCAAATCAGGCGCTTGTTCCGAAGATTGCCGTTTTTGCGCCCAGTCGGCCCACCATCAGGCCTGCGTAAAAACCTACGACCTGCTGGATCCTGATGCCATCGTCGGCCGGGCAAGGGTGATGGAGGCGGAAGGCGCCCACCGCTTTTCCCTGGTCACCAGCGGCAGGGGGATGAGCGATGCCGAATTGGAGCCGGTGCTCGCCATCTACGAGAGGCTCCGCCGGGAAACGAAGCTCAGCCTCTGCGCCTCGCTGGGAATTCTGAATGAGGCCCAACTGCGCCGGCTGGCTGAAGCGGGCGTCACCATGTACCACCACAACCTGGAGGCGTCGCGCCGCTTCTTCCCGCAGATCTGCACCACCCACAGCTATGACGAGCGGATCGCCACGATCCGGGCTGCCCAAGCTGCCGGCATGGTCGTATGCTCCGGCGGGATCTTTTCCATGGGAGAGACGATCGATGATCGCATCGACATGGCCTTTGAACTGCGGGAGCTGGGCATCCGATCAGTGCCGATCAACATCCTCAATCCCATCGCCGGGACGCCCCTGGAAGGGCAGCCGCTCATCCCTCCGCTGGAGATCCTCAAATCGATCGCCCTCTACCGCCTGATCCTGCCTTCAGCCCGCATCCGCATGGCCGGCGGACGAGAAGGGGCGCTGCGCGACCTGCAATCGCTTCCTTTCATAGCCGGCGCCGACGCCGCCCTCGTAGGCAGCTACCTGACAACGAGCGGTCGGACGGTGGCTGAGGATATCCAGATGCTTCGCGATTTAGGGTTGAATGTGAACAACCTGTGA